The nucleotide sequence GTACAATGTCTGATTTGGAACTCATTTTCTACATATGTcatctaggttttttttttgatgaattttcTACCATGATCATTACTTTTTGTATGTATTTTCTATACCCAGATTTATGTTTTATGACCtcttaaattttgaagaattcTAAGATTGAAATTTTATTGTGTGTTTCTTTGCTGTTCGTCCATTTTTTGTATGGTGAATGTCCTTCAGTTAGTTTAACTTTTAGAAATAAGACATGCAAGTGGAGCTTGTAGATGTCAATAGTCTTCCGTGACTAACTAGACGATAAAGTCACAGATGTTAGAAGCATTAGTCGTTACTACATAAGGCATGTGGAGTGATGAGTTACCATGTGGATGCAAGATATGTTGAGATGGAGAAAGATAAACTGAGGGTTTATGTCTTGACCTAGTCGTTGTTGAGGCAGTGTGTGTCAGAGAGTGAACCAGGAGGCATGCGGAGAGGTGGAGACTATGTGGACGCAAGATGCTGAGCTGACGTAGGATAAACTTGATTATACCGTGGAAAAAAGACAAGAGATAAACTTGGGGATCAAGTTTATCTCTTGAGGAATAAGTGCATTTCAAGAAGATAAACTGTACTTATTGATATGGAAGTTGTCTATATCCATATTCCTTGAAAGTTAGGGTTTCAGGAACGTGGAGATCACTATAAAAGAGCTATGGAGTCATGTGTGTTCCATAAGACACTGACTATTATTATAAAGGAAGGGCAAACATCCCTTAGGAGTGTTCttgggtcgtgctgaagcagtTGATGAAGTACTGACGACAGAGAAACAAATTTGGATAGAttaggaatctttcagtagTAGCTGTTAGGGTATTAACAGGCTGTGTAAAGCTGATAAGCAAGtcttgtaatagattgtttagGATGATTTCTAATAAAACAATAGTTGGCTGCTTGCatttattttgtcttttaatttatCTTATGCATTACTTTATTGTTGTGTCATCTTTGCACTAACACATAATTGTAACGTTGCAAAAATAGAACTATGTTTCAAAAACTGTTTAAGAAAAAGCTCTATGCTTTGAGTAAAAATGGAGAACACAAAAATGAATGGCGTTAGACATCTTCTATCATTACTCATTAGTCATTATAGTTtattctaatatattattgttcaTTTGTGTTGTTGatctttttctaaaataatgttttcaattgcatagtttaaaaattatttctgTTTTTCATTAAACTTATCAATATAGATATTAAGATAATTATAAGCATAAACTTGGATATTTTAGTCATTTGATTTATCAATAAGTGTATTTTCCAAAAAGCTAaaaacttcatgtaattttcaaaatataatctttttcgaaagtatttttctaaattttccctatatagtatatactaagaccagaaaaaaaaattaatctaaacgtcaatattttattttcttagttcgTAGCTTGTACCCATAAACATGCATATATGTTTATCTATTTACACATCTACATACATGCAAACTTAAAttcattcttgttttttttttaatattttttgtagattttgttaagatgtatttttattttggtcttattaacttaatattttattttctaataatgTTCCACCattcatattttcatattttaagttatatttaattttgaaataagatgtattaaataaaatataaagtcaatctcttaaaaataaggaGACTACATTACAACTAtttctagtcattttagttgaCAAAAGAGCGCTATAGTTAGGTATTAGTTAGTTTGTCCAActatttaaaatcttaaatcttGTAGGGGGAATCTTTTAATCATATATATCTTTTTGTCATCtcaatttgattaatatttaagtaaaatatagtatatacatatataaaagcGACGGAGTATAAAGAAATTTCTGAAACAAAAACCTAAAGAATCCCGAGAATATAACCACCCTTTGAAGAAACGAGACTAGCAATTACAACAAATATCTGTATATATCAGAATATGTATTCGTATTTTAAAATAGCTCTTCGTATTTTGgagggtgcgatcataccagcactaatgcaccggatcccatcagaactccgcagttaagcgtgattgggcgagagtagtactaggatgagTGACCTTCCGAGAAATCCTCGTGTTGTACccctttaaaaaaatttgacaaaaaaatagcTCTTTGTCGACTCTACTTGTTCTGCAAAATACTTCCATACATGAATTTAAGTCGCCAGAAACTTCATGTTATGCTAACATGAAAAAAACTAATCGATGTATCATGTTTTGTggttaaaaaaacactaatgaATTTTGTACATAGGTAAGACTCACAGTTTTATCTGATATTTTAGTATGAGTTGACGTTCAAGTTAAAATATCTTATACTTTGTTGgctttctatttttctattaaatTCATGTATAGTAGACTAATTGTGTTTCAtgtataaaaatagttaattcGAACTGtcttttctttaaataaattatatgaactcaTTACAACTTCAAATTGTCTAAAGATGCAATAATATGAGGGTCTCCAATTATTTGTGACGAATTCATTATTGGACAAAGCataaattttagtagacttcGTAGTTTGGTGTAGAAAATAGGATAATGCTAAATTGTTATTTCTTTCTGATTAGTTCATAAATAATCATATTACCTAATAGTTTCagtcatttataaaatgatagATTTATTATAATAGTATTTAGTAATAAGAAGATTAGACAGCTTAATTTTAAGACCACAGGCCAATGAAGATCGGTGTCATTTTGTGGTTAGATAGGTAGTTTAATTGAGtggaataaaatatataaaaatgaacaCCAATAGGAGGACTGCTTAAGTTAATCAGTAATCACAATGAAGGAAGGCATTTCGGTAAATAAAACATACGTATACGTATGGTCAAGCTCTATCTTCTAGtcactctatatatataacctCATCTTCCCCACAAAAACATCACACGCAACAACAAAGAATAAACTACAAAAAGCTTGAAaaccttttgttgttgttaaagAATAACTTTTGAGATTTGTTCGCAAACGAAGAAGGTATGGGAAACAGTTTACGGTGCTGCTTGGCTTGTGTACTTCCATGTGGAGCTTTAGATTTGATCCGAATCGTACATCTCAACGGCCACGTCGACGAAATAACACGTCCAATGACCGCCGGCGAGATCCTTCAGGCGAATCCTAACCATGTCTTAAGCAAACCATGTTCACAAGGGGTTGTTCGTAAGATCTTGGTCTTGTCTCCTGAATCTGAGCTTAAGCGTGGAtgcatatattttcttattccgGATACTTCCTTGCcggaaaagaagaagacaaagaacaaAAAGGATCATCCACGTCGGAAAAAGCCTCTTGAAAACGCCAACAATATAACTAGTGATCATCATACGGTAAGTAGTATTAATAAGGATCTTGATTTAACGTTGTGTGAGAAATATTTGGAAGATGTTATGTTGTCGTCGTCGGAGAAGAATTGTTCGGCCGGTAAAGAGAATCGTCACCGTCGGAGACATAGTCGGTCGGCATCGGTGTCCATGTGGCGGCCTCACCTTGATAGCATCTCTGAGGATCTTAACTAGTGTAATTGTTTTCATTCTTCGTCAATGATGTctctattttctttattttttttattttcagatcCGGAAGTCGGATTTTATTAACATCCCCGGagacaatattttcattttcttaatttattttgggatgaagttaaaaacaaaactttgtaaTGTACGACTGTGGATAAGATCTATGTTAAATTGAAAATCTAGTTTCGGTCGTCCGTAACGCTGAGGACAAGATCATTTGATCATTAATTTCTAagactataaatatgtaattggATCTTAAGACAGGAAACGAATATTGTACTATTACAACTAAGAatgaaattctaaaatataaaacaattttcattAACCAAATAGTTATACGCAATGGTAAAATCATGTGTGGGTAACAAAATCAATAATTTGCTACCTCTGTTCCAGAAAGATGAATTTCTTAGACTtgaccaaaatatattttcaacaacagaagaaatattttggttaattAATAGTGAAAGAGATAGAAATTTAAGGAAAACTAAACTGATTAATGAATCATAGTACTGACTAATTAGTTCAGTTATAGTTTCGACGACTATATTTAACCTGTGGTCATTATACTATCGAAATAAATAAAGCATTGTAAGAACTGCATGTTCAACTGTAATGCAACGTACTTAGACCAGTTGGTTTAAGTTTATACGTTCGGTgagtataaatattattttgacatCTTAACAATGCGAACTCAAGACGGCTAATTAAAGGTTTAAAGAAAGAGTGGAGCAATCATGCAGATTGTCACATGTAGATGTAGCCATGTAGGTGGACCAATCGAAGCCTTTGAAGCTGAAAACAAACCATATGGTTCAAATAAATATAGTATTTAATCATATAAAGTGCAAGAAACTTAATACTATTTACTATATATGGATAAATTAACAAAGACCTCCATGATTTTACATGTGAAACccataaaaatgaaaaacaaaaaccctCAAGATGTTGTGCCCCTTTTCTGTTAATGCTTTTTCCATCAAAAGAAATTGGCAAACTGTTGAGACAAAATTACAActtaaaaaacgaaaaatgtATGcgatttttgaaataatatgtTGTTAAATTCCTACTGAGTATTgatttaaattgaaaaataataaaatgtttttagtcATTTCTATTTGcgatttaaataatattttgcttAAAATTGAGATTTAAATTAATtgtctttctatatatatttttttgttaaagatctttctatttatttatatacatgtaaaCCAAATCATAGTAGTTTGTTATGTAGATTGTGGATAGAAAATGATTTGCAGTGGATAAAAATTCAGAGTTGTTGCAAGATTTAGGTAtactaaattaaatttcaaaataatggCCTCTTCAGTATATATACCTTTTGCATCTTTAGAAATATGCTATATTAAGATGTACCAATATATATCACTGATTACTCTAACTGAGATTTAGAGATTTATTTTCCTCAATCCGAGAATTTATAAGATCAAAAGAATAGGGAATGATTGCAAGGAACTTTTTTCTCCTTGCCAACATGATTCTGAGGAACTCAACGGTAATGACTTGGTAAAacaatttgaatttataatcaAATTCAATTTAATATGATGGATTCTTTagaaatatgttattttgaaCTTGCAACAGCTATCTgtattatctatatatatatatatatatgaaataaactTACATTAGGAGATAGTTacatatataagtaaaaaaatcgaaaatagtttaaatctttaaaaagaaaatagaaaataatgaaaaaggaaaaagaaagctGGCGAGGGCATCTGATTCGGCTGCCTTCCACATGGATTCCATCCTTTATGTCCCGTCTCTCCTAAACACCTATCTTTTTTGTTTCTCACAaccattttttatagaaattattaaaCTTAAATACTAGTATTATTcttctttcttattttatttttgtttagcaTCCTTTTTCAGTTACAATTGCTAGTTTTTGTTACGTATTAGACTATGTACAATGGTTTTAAGATTCAACACCATCCACTTCATGTCATATTCTCTTTCTTACACATCATCATTCAACACACATTCAATTTTTATCCACTACAATGGTCTtgttgaataaaatttaacactctattttattaattaataattatttttttctatatccaaattaaataaacctagtctctatttatagataatttaaaatgataaattttaatataagaaataaaaataaattatttaatttataatgaaattaattagttttaaataactaagagaatatcaaaatatcaaaaatctttAGAAAGTGACATTTGTCGTCGGTGGTCCCCACTTTCTTCTAATTCAACATGTTGAATCTTTTCAACACCAATTAATCCACATCAtcaaatttcatttttcaacaCCCTCATTGTAGGGATTCAACTGTTGAATCTTTTATTCAACACCCCCATTGTACATAGTCTTAGAACTTAAATCGGCACGCAAACACCTGAACAGAGTAACATGTTGTATTtgttaagagcatctccaatagATGGACTTCATTTCTATCTTTAAAAGTTCACTTTcttcaaaataaagaaaacactGAAGTAACATTCACTATGATGGAttccttcatttttttcttgtaaaaaGAACAttccaaatatattttatctctattttatcataaattacaaataaaattttatactttttCATATTTACAAATTGTATCTagctattttgttttaaaaataatccaacataattattatttcatacaattaaaaattatcatataataaatttgttaCACAACATgaataaacaaacacaaaacatcATAATTTGGAAAAAgaccatatatataatttttctataagtGATTAACAAAATTGTTTAGAAGTAAGAGATGAACTTATTTATCTTAGATTTTTTCTAATCGAGTTGAAAATTCTTACAAATGAATATTCATATGCTTTTTGATATATACATTTgattaaatgaaattaatagtcaaaaattaaaattaattggaTAATATTAacgtatataatttattttggaaaaatataagaataagTAAAAGTTAAGGACCaatttacaatttaaaaaatttcattttcaaaaaataaaatgcacAGTAGatcttcaaatttgaaataacacTGTTCACTGTTTCATTTTGAAGCAATATATAAAGTAGAGTTGAAAAAAACTTACTTCAAAATgaagcaaaaatgaaaaaaatgaaaatgaagtgAAGCCGGAGATGGTCTGAGAattattttgaaagtttttttgttctttggtAGAGCGTTTCGAGAGCTTTTAACATTAATAAAAGAAAGTGTGTTTTGTCTTGAAGTATAGTGATAGAAAATCTAGATGATTGTAATATTGTGCCATTTCTACTAAATTCTACATTcagaagttatatatttatgagaatatgagtgacataaaaatatatatacataataaattaCGATAAAGAATGCATCtttgatataaaaaatgaaTGCATTTAAAATATGCGACTAAATTGTGATAAAATATGATGTGAaactttacaaaataaataccTAGGATAAAGTTATGATGGTGTCAAAGCCTAGtccaacaaaaacaaattaaccaATTCTTATGGATATTGTTGTTCATGATCATTGGAGTGACCTCTCTCATAGGTCATTAAGGGATCTGCTCCGACTACTTATATAAGTGATTAGAAGTGCatgatatatgtttttaaatggTGCAGTATCTTactaatgtataataaaacatatatgtcTATGAATTATGGTTTTAAGTTACAGAATAGATGATGGAAGCGAGTATTTAAGTTCTGCCTAGACTCGATGGTCCATATTAATTAAGATGATTTTTATGGTGTTTATGTGCGatatgaaagaaaaaacaacTATGAATTTGAGGATTCGAGTGAAACTATTTTCTCAATAAACTGTTTTATGCAATTAACTTACCGCTAAAAATTTACTaacataaaactaaaaaataaaggaaaaaaaatagaaactacAATTACAACACATGACATGTCTAGCGTCTTTATTTTTAAGGCTCAACTCAAGATTCCAAATACATCTACTTCTAAGAGATAAGTAAATATCTATAGTTATGAACTTATTAGAAAGAAATGTTACAAAAATCAAGATTAAGTCACTTGATTACACTAACTTTTGTCGAGATCAATGGTAGTGAAACCTTCTTCAACAGAGAATCGTTCTTGTTGTTTTGTATCTCCACTCTTTTGATCCTCGACAGGCAATTTATAACTATCGTCCATGGCCAGTGCATCCCCTTGCTGCTGATGAACAACGAGTACAGAGAAATGGAATTCAGGGGCCGTCAACATATCTCCAATCACGCCTAACTCTGGGCACTCACTCCAATCTGTAAGTCCGTACAAGACCGAAGACTCTAGGTCATGGTTTCGGCCCACAAAAATCATGTCATAAGCATCTCCAAGTGAGCTAATCGCTTGCGTGGTCTCCACGCCATCTTTCACTATCTCCTCTATGTAATGTACATTCCCTTTATTCGCTGCTGCATGGCTTTTGAAATCGTTTATTAGATTGTACTCAGCCATTTCGCTGTAATCCTCGTGCTGAAGGGAGCTTTTGTGACGGAAATGTATCACTGTGACGTTAAGCTCCGGTTTTTCAGTCATCCTCATACATAATGCGAGCGCCTCCGCGTCGTCCCGGCCTCCGATGAAGAGCACCGCCACGTTTTTCCATGTACTGGTCATCAAGACGGAGCGTCGTCCCTTGCACTCCCCTCGGTCTATGAATATGGCGACCGAACATGGTGCCGCTTCAAGGACGTTAAGGTTGATGTTCCTGATGGGCCCGTTGACTTGTCCGACCGTCCCGTCGATCGCGTATTGCTTGTGGAATGGAATCACGATTAGTGTCGCCTTCTTGTCAAGTGCGAGCGTGCATACGTCGTTGTTTATACTCGAGAAAGGCGCGGCTGCGGTGAAATGTTGCGCCATGAGTGTACCCTGATGCATCATACGTTTAAGATAATAAATGGGTAACGTTTCCAAGTTATATTTTATCTATAACAAATTTTAGAATAcaattcagatatttttttggaaaaaaaaaactgtttaggTTTTTATATCTCTTTACGTTTATATTTTAGAATGATATTTTCCAAATTTTGTTGATTAAGTATATTAGGCAAAAAAAGGTTGTTAGTTGGAAATGTAAACGCCAAACGCAAAACGAACCAAATCGTACACTTAAACGCCAAATGAATTAATATCTTCAAGTATATATTTCACGCATTGTTTGTGCTTATTGTAAACGTAAACACTAGATGTAAAACGAACCCAATCGTTCACTTAGACTTTTACATTGGCTCTTTGCACTTTTAAatgtttgtttttgtatttgcatttaggtctatatatattttttgaactaAGGTCTATATCTTTAGTGTGTACATTTCTCAAATGGACTTATAACCTTCAACATTTAGTAAACTGATTTTGTCAATTTAAAACCAATCGtatattttacttatgtttgtttatgtctgcactttataaaatcatttttgaaaatttgaaaaaggttttatagaaattttaaatttgtttttcttgtaCACGcagacaaaataaaagaaaagaaattctGTTTATAATTTACCTGATACTTTTGCTCAAACCGTTGGAGGGCACTGACAATGTATGTGGACTGGGCCGTGTTTGGGTCAAGTTTGTTCATCTGGTGGTGTGGCGTGAGGACTGCGTGAGATCGTCCTTTAAGCTCCACAAGGTGCAGCGTGAAAAATGAGATGGGGTTAAATCTTGTCGGGTATGTAGCTTCTAAAAGGTTCACCATGGAAGGAACGTTTTCGACGTTGTACATGCAAAGAAGAAGACGGAGCTGAAGATTGCGTTCCCTCGTGTTGAGGATCGTTCGTTTGCTTCTGCATTTGTAGCGTTTCGATGGATCGTAGAGGTACACCACGAGGTACCGCGAAATTCCGGTTACAAGTAAAAGCGTTACTATCACTAGATTAAAGCATTCTGTATCAACAACCTGTAAACAGAAACATTTTATAAGAAGTCAACTTCCTATTCTATTTTTTGGATTACCAGCACCCAAAAGATctactaagaaaataagaaaaatgagTTGAAAACCTAGTCCCCTACACCCAAAACCACTTCATTTAAAATT is from Brassica napus cultivar Da-Ae chromosome A4, Da-Ae, whole genome shotgun sequence and encodes:
- the LOC106352047 gene encoding uncharacterized protein LOC106352047, which codes for MGNSLRCCLACVLPCGALDLIRIVHLNGHVDEITRPMTAGEILQANPNHVLSKPCSQGVVRKILVLSPESELKRGCIYFLIPDTSLPEKKKTKNKKDHPRRKKPLENANNITSDHHTVSSINKDLDLTLCEKYLEDVMLSSSEKNCSAGKENRHRRRHSRSASVSMWRPHLDSISEDLN